The following is a genomic window from Chloracidobacterium sp..
CCCGCCTGACGGTCTCTTCAACAGGCTCCGGTTCGAATGGCGCATACGTTGTATGCTGCGGTTCGGGGCGAGGCTCGTATAAATTCAAGGGTTCGAGTGTATGAGCCTGCGGCGGCGGAGCAGGCCAATGATACGGCGGCTGCTCGATCTGCTCTTCGGCGGGTTGAGATTGTTCAGGTTCGATCTCCGACATCCGGACGTATAATGACAGTTTCGGTCGGCGATTTCAATACATACGTTATGCCGCGCCACGTTATCCGCCGGGAGAACAGCGCTGCCAAGCCGTTATAGAAAAAGAGCAAGGGCGTAACAAGGAAAAGGGTTATATGCGTCCCGATCTGTCGCCTCAGCCGTTCATCCCATTCGGGCAGAGCGAGCCGGATCGCCTTCAAACGAATATACGATTTTGCCGCGCTCAGGGCAGATACGAGCGCGAGGGTTGCGGCACCGGCGACCGCTGCGGTACGGCTTCTGGCGAACAGCCAATATATCGACGCTGCCATAACCGCAAGGAAAAGCCCGCTCCCGAGCAACGAGATCAGCCAATAGTGCGGTGTATATGCCCGCGTAACTTTGATCTGCCGTGTCGTGAATTCGAGCATTTCACTCAACGTACGGTTCTCGAACGATACGACAAGTGCCTGCGGAACAAAGGCGATACCAAGCCCTTCCGCAAGAAGCGAACGTGTGATCACAAGGTCGTCCGAGACAGTGCCTTGCCATTTATCTCGTATGGCAAGCCGCTCGAAAGTATCACGGCTGACAGCCATTGAGCCGCCCCAGCAGAAATTCTTTCTTGGATCGGCACCTTGTGTGGTCGCAATGGACGCATTCCAGACGCTTTGCAGTTCTGAAGCAAAGGTTGGTTTTGGTGCGATAAACCAGCGGTAGCCCGAGGCCCCGCCGATGCCTTCGCGTTCGAGCGGTGCGACTATGCGGGCAAGCCATTCACGCTCCGGCCGTGTGTCCGAGTCTGTAAAGACGAACACCTTTGAAAGAGGGTCGGCGTACAGGACGGCTTTACGCAAGTTCTCAACCTTCTGTCCCGAAATCAATGCTTTCTCGGCGATCACGAGCTTCGCGGGTGTTGCGTTCTGCTCGATAAGCGAGCGAATGGCAGCAACGGCCGGATCGGCCTCATCATCAACGGCAAAAATGATCTCGTAGT
Proteins encoded in this region:
- a CDS encoding glycosyltransferase; the encoded protein is MIYIFGVFAAIQIWFSFVSLKSGLAFYGFVQKELASTLSDLTCKVSLFIPCKGVDQGLRENLQAIFDQQYADYEIIFAVDDEADPAVAAIRSLIEQNATPAKLVIAEKALISGQKVENLRKAVLYADPLSKVFVFTDSDTRPEREWLARIVAPLEREGIGGASGYRWFIAPKPTFASELQSVWNASIATTQGADPRKNFCWGGSMAVSRDTFERLAIRDKWQGTVSDDLVITRSLLAEGLGIAFVPQALVVSFENRTLSEMLEFTTRQIKVTRAYTPHYWLISLLGSGLFLAVMAASIYWLFARSRTAAVAGAATLALVSALSAAKSYIRLKAIRLALPEWDERLRRQIGTHITLFLVTPLLFFYNGLAALFSRRITWRGITYVLKSPTETVIIRPDVGDRT